In one Phycisphaerae bacterium genomic region, the following are encoded:
- a CDS encoding ParB N-terminal domain-containing protein, with the protein MQVELRPLAEIKPYEKNPRANDQAVDAVAESIRRFGFRQPIVVDGDGVIVCGHTRWKAARKLGLEKVPVHVAKDLTPEQIRAYRIADNKTAELAEWNLELLPIELLELQGMGLDWSLLGFDADELAKMLDTDVKEGLTDPDDIPAPPDEATTQVGDLWVLGDHRLLCADSSRPEDVDRLLDGQPVHLVNTDPPYNVKVEPRSNNAIAAGLSSFPAAESGANGKRRGLTHHQGFDLARGHSKARKTTKQLRAKDRPLANDFVTDEAFDAMLDAWFGNMARVLESGRSFYIWGGYANLGNYPPFLKKHGLYFSQGIVWDKQHPVLTRKDFMGAFEICFYGWREGAGHAFFGPNNVTDLWHVKKVNPQSMIHLTEKPVELAVRAMQYSSRVGENVLDLFGGSGSTLIAAEQTQRRAYLMELDPLYCDVIVKRWEQFTGKSAERLCSAEV; encoded by the coding sequence ATGCAGGTTGAGCTGCGGCCGTTGGCCGAGATCAAGCCGTACGAAAAAAACCCGCGGGCCAACGACCAGGCGGTGGACGCCGTCGCGGAGTCCATCCGGCGGTTCGGGTTCCGGCAACCCATCGTCGTGGATGGCGACGGTGTGATTGTCTGCGGGCACACGCGCTGGAAGGCGGCGCGGAAGCTGGGACTCGAAAAAGTCCCCGTTCACGTGGCCAAGGATCTGACGCCGGAGCAAATCCGGGCCTACCGCATCGCGGACAACAAGACGGCCGAGCTGGCCGAATGGAATCTCGAGCTGCTGCCCATCGAGCTGCTCGAGTTGCAGGGCATGGGGCTCGATTGGTCGCTGCTGGGCTTCGACGCCGACGAGCTGGCGAAGATGCTCGACACGGACGTCAAAGAGGGCCTCACCGATCCCGATGATATTCCCGCACCACCGGACGAGGCGACGACGCAGGTAGGCGACCTGTGGGTGCTCGGTGATCACCGGCTGCTCTGCGCCGACAGCAGCAGACCCGAGGACGTCGATCGCCTGCTCGACGGTCAACCCGTGCACCTGGTGAACACGGACCCGCCGTACAACGTCAAAGTTGAACCGCGGTCGAACAACGCCATCGCCGCGGGGCTGTCGTCGTTCCCCGCTGCGGAGAGCGGCGCCAACGGCAAACGGCGCGGGCTGACCCACCACCAAGGTTTCGATCTGGCCCGTGGGCACAGCAAGGCCAGGAAGACGACGAAGCAGCTCCGCGCCAAGGACCGACCGCTGGCCAACGACTTCGTCACCGACGAGGCCTTCGACGCCATGCTCGACGCCTGGTTCGGCAACATGGCCCGCGTTCTCGAATCCGGCCGCTCGTTCTACATCTGGGGCGGTTATGCCAACCTGGGCAACTACCCGCCGTTCCTCAAGAAGCACGGACTCTACTTCAGCCAGGGCATCGTCTGGGACAAGCAGCATCCCGTGCTGACACGCAAGGACTTCATGGGCGCCTTCGAGATCTGCTTCTATGGTTGGCGCGAAGGCGCGGGCCATGCGTTCTTCGGTCCCAACAACGTGACCGACCTGTGGCACGTCAAGAAGGTCAACCCGCAGTCCATGATCCATCTCACCGAGAAGCCCGTCGAACTCGCGGTGCGGGCCATGCAATACTCATCGCGGGTCGGTGAGAACGTGTTGGATTTGTTTGGGGGAAGCGGGTCGACGCTGATCGCCGCGGAGCAGACGCAGCGGCGTGCCTACTTGATGGAGCTCGATCCGCTCTACTGTGATGTGATCGTCAAGCGCTGGGAGCAATTTACAGGCAAGTCGGCGGAGCGACTGTGCAGCGCAGAAGTATGA